One genomic window of Camelina sativa cultivar DH55 chromosome 5, Cs, whole genome shotgun sequence includes the following:
- the LOC104784610 gene encoding 26S proteasome non-ATPase regulatory subunit 6 homolog: MDSIRNANEEELKKLEEKIADAEENLGESEVREAHLAKALYFIRIRDKEKALEQLKLTEGKTVAVGQKMDLVFYTLQLAFFFMDFDLVSKSIDKAKKLFEEGGGDWERKNRLNVYEGLYCMSTRNFKKAATLFLDSISTFTTYEIFPYETFIFYTVLTSIVTLDRVSLKQMVVDAPEILTVLGKIPFLSEFLNSLIECQYKAFFSAFAGMAEQIKVDHYLYPHFRFYMREVRTVGYSQFLESYKTVTVEAMAKAFGVSVDFIDQDLSRLSAGGNLQCKIDKVAGVVETNRPHAKYQATIKQGDFLLNRIQKLSRVIDREDFSRAFRDLEVS, encoded by the exons ATGGATTCTATTCGGAACGCTAATGAGGAGGAGCTTAAAAAGCTTGAAGAGAA GATTGCTGACGCAGAAGAGAATTTGGGTGAAAGTGAAGTGCGTGAAGCTCATCTTGCTAAGGCTCTGTATTTCATCAGGATTCGTGATAAG GAGAAAGCTTTGGAGCAGCTAAAACTCACTGAAGGGAAAACTGTAGCTGTTGGGCAAAAAATGGACTTGGTGTTCTACACATTGCAGCTTGCTTTTTTCTTTATGGACTTCGACTTGGTGTCAAAGAGCATTGACAAAGCCAAAAA ATTGTTTGAAGAGGGTGGTGGTGACTGGGAGAGGAAGAACCGGTTGAATGTCTATGAAGGTTTGTATTGCATGTCCACCAGAAACTTTAAGAAGGCTGCCACCTTATTTCTGGATTCGATATCAACCTTCACAACATATGAAATTTTCCCATATGAGACCTTTATATTCTACACCGTCCTGACAAGCATCGTTACTCTGGACAGAGTTTCGCTTAAGCAAATG GTTGTTGATGCACCTGAGATCTTAACCGTTCTTGGGAAGATTCCCTTCCTTTCTGAATTTCTCAACTCCTTGATTGAGTGCCAGTACAAGGCGTTTTTCTCAGCATTCG CTGGAATGGCTGAGCAGATTAAGGTTGACCATTACTTGTACCCGCATTTTCGGTTTTACATGAGGGAAGTCAGAACGGTGGGTTACTCACAGTTTTTGGAATCTTACAAGACTGTGACAGTTGAAGCCATGGCAAAGGCCTTTGGCGTTTCTGTGGATTTCATTGATCA GGACTTGTCACGCTTGAGTGCTGGTGGGAACCTTCAATGCAAGATAGACAAAGTTGCAGGTGTTGTGGAGACTAACCGCCCTCATGCAAAGTACCAGGCAACAATCAAGCAAGGGGATTTCTTGCTAAACAGGATCCAGAAGCTGTCTCGTGTGATCGATCGGGAGGACTTTAGTCGTGCCTTTAGGGATCTCGAGGTTTCCTAG